From a single Streptomyces sp. 1331.2 genomic region:
- a CDS encoding VOC family protein: MNDITIHWTFLPHTDPEASLAFYRDLLGFEVRNDVGGGPMRWITVGPAGQPGVSLVLEPPAADPGITEDERKTITDMMAKGTYARLVLGTPDLDGLFDRLKSGGAELVQEPTEQPWGARDCAFRDPAGNLIRFNEVR, translated from the coding sequence ATGAACGACATCACCATTCACTGGACCTTCCTCCCGCACACCGACCCCGAGGCCTCCCTCGCCTTCTACCGCGACCTGCTCGGCTTCGAGGTCCGCAACGACGTCGGCGGCGGCCCGATGCGCTGGATCACCGTCGGCCCGGCCGGCCAGCCCGGCGTCTCCCTCGTGCTGGAGCCGCCGGCCGCCGACCCCGGGATCACCGAGGACGAGCGCAAGACGATCACCGACATGATGGCCAAGGGCACCTACGCCCGGCTCGTCCTCGGCACCCCCGACCTGGACGGCCTCTTCGACCGGCTGAAGTCCGGCGGCGCCGAGCTGGTGCAGGAGCCGACCGAGCAGCCGTGGGGCGCGCGCGACTGCGCCTTCCGCGACCCGGCGGGCAACCTGATCCGCTTCAACGAGGTGCGCTGA
- a CDS encoding Gfo/Idh/MocA family protein, whose protein sequence is MSSTAVPEGHLPVGVIGLGDIAQKAYLPVLAALPGLDLRLMTRDGAKLGRIGEAYRVGEGKRFTDLGALIGSGIRAAFVHAATDQHVPIVEQLLTAGVDVYVDKPLDHTVDGARRLVDLADRTGRSLMVGFNRRHAPGYVQAKERPRDLIVLQKNREGLPEAARTLVYDDFIHVVDTLRFLVPGEIEHVDVRSRTRDGLVEHVVLTLGGEGFTALGIMNRVSGSTEEVLEVSGGDSKRAVHNLAEVIDHRGQPTVRRRGDWVPVARQRGIEQCVLAFLDAVRAGRTLDAHDALRTHELCELVVERIGDSWASAGSAL, encoded by the coding sequence ATGAGTTCGACCGCTGTTCCTGAGGGCCACCTCCCGGTCGGGGTCATCGGGCTCGGTGACATCGCGCAGAAGGCGTACCTGCCCGTGCTCGCCGCGCTGCCCGGGCTCGACCTGCGGTTGATGACCCGGGACGGGGCGAAGCTGGGGCGGATCGGTGAGGCGTACCGGGTCGGGGAGGGCAAGCGGTTCACCGACCTCGGCGCGCTGATCGGCAGCGGCATCCGGGCCGCGTTCGTGCACGCCGCCACCGACCAGCACGTGCCGATCGTCGAGCAGCTGCTCACCGCCGGGGTGGACGTCTACGTGGACAAGCCGCTCGACCACACCGTGGACGGCGCCCGCCGCCTGGTCGACCTCGCCGACCGCACCGGCCGCTCGCTGATGGTCGGCTTCAACCGCCGCCACGCGCCCGGCTACGTGCAGGCCAAGGAGCGCCCGCGCGACCTGATCGTGCTGCAGAAGAACCGCGAGGGCCTGCCCGAAGCCGCCCGCACCCTGGTCTACGACGACTTCATCCACGTCGTGGACACGCTGCGCTTCCTCGTCCCCGGCGAGATCGAGCACGTGGACGTCCGGTCCCGTACGCGGGACGGCCTGGTCGAGCACGTGGTGCTCACCCTCGGCGGGGAGGGGTTCACCGCGCTGGGCATCATGAACCGGGTCTCCGGCTCGACCGAGGAGGTGCTGGAGGTCTCCGGCGGCGACTCCAAGCGCGCGGTGCACAACCTGGCCGAGGTGATCGACCACCGCGGCCAGCCGACCGTGCGGCGCCGCGGCGACTGGGTGCCGGTCGCCCGCCAGCGCGGCATCGAGCAGTGCGTCCTCGCCTTCCTGGACGCCGTCCGCGCCGGGCGGACCTTGGACGCCCACGACGCGCTGCGCACCCACGAGCTGTGCGAGCTGGTGGTGGAGCGGATCGGGGATTCCTGGGCGTCCGCTGGGAGCGCCCTGTGA
- a CDS encoding LuxR C-terminal-related transcriptional regulator has translation MKRTRRISAVSALALAALVTGTGTGFAATTTPSAIPVATHAFDGARPQRGKHPLVVLSPAYEDPRVTLTSLATAELDPPKVLVLTTFDDDEYVYGALRAGASGFLLKSMALDTILDAIRVVAAGDALIAPSVTRRLIADFAGTSTTPAAPAPDTEPAADSSLIARITDREREEPALVGQGLPNGEIAERLVISVATAKTHVARLFAKLKARDRVHLAITAFEAGLALGGR, from the coding sequence ATGAAACGCACTCGCCGTATCAGCGCTGTCTCGGCGCTGGCGCTCGCCGCCCTCGTCACCGGAACCGGCACCGGGTTCGCCGCCACGACCACACCGTCGGCCATACCGGTGGCCACGCACGCCTTCGACGGCGCGCGGCCGCAGCGCGGCAAGCATCCGCTGGTGGTCCTCTCACCCGCGTACGAGGACCCGCGCGTGACGCTCACCTCGCTCGCGACCGCCGAGCTGGACCCGCCCAAGGTGCTGGTGCTGACGACCTTCGACGACGACGAGTACGTCTACGGCGCTCTGCGCGCCGGCGCCAGCGGATTCCTGCTCAAGAGCATGGCCCTGGACACGATCCTGGACGCGATCCGCGTGGTGGCGGCCGGCGACGCGTTGATCGCGCCGAGCGTCACCCGACGGCTGATCGCCGACTTCGCCGGAACCTCCACCACCCCCGCGGCCCCCGCACCGGACACCGAGCCCGCTGCGGACTCAAGCCTCATCGCGAGGATCACCGACCGGGAGCGCGAGGAGCCGGCACTGGTCGGACAGGGACTGCCGAACGGTGAGATAGCCGAGCGGTTGGTGATCAGCGTGGCGACGGCGAAGACCCATGTCGCGCGCCTGTTCGCCAAGCTCAAGGCCCGGGACCGCGTCCACCTGGCGATCACCGCCTTCGAGGCCGGACTCGCGCTGGGTGGACGGTAG
- a CDS encoding FAD-dependent oxidoreductase — MARVAVIGAGISGLATAVMLGRRGHAVTVFEQETRQAGEDLNRDFHHWNRPRVPQAVQPHSFLAPVRSVLRAEAPDVYADLLALGAREYHDFDWFGEHPPYRAGDEDLVTLRTRRIVLEAALTTAVRREPTVEVRRGCRVRALTFEEGRPARVTGVQVSGGETGHGQAGEQTHRADLVVDASGRRSPVPAWLVEAGCRPPVVESHRAGIAYLCRWYRLRADGPRDPGQVQNGSAAAFALAGVFPSDNDTFAVNLVLSTADPTRGALTDPAVFEAAARRFPATAAWLALAPEPRSPVLAMAGLDNRWTSFADGQGPVVTGLVNAGDSLVHTNPTLGHGVALGMRAAQHIAVHVDRIAADPAGYHAWTNRALRPLFDAQVAADRANEQRLTEDSPLPDRRAAALAACALDDPVVMRARAQVRHLVRPADAAYGTDEVDRHVTAWLDARPDFVPRHDGPTRQQWEALVRA; from the coding sequence GTGGCGCGGGTTGCGGTGATAGGTGCGGGTATCAGCGGGTTGGCGACGGCCGTCATGCTCGGCAGGCGGGGCCATGCGGTCACGGTGTTCGAGCAGGAGACCCGGCAGGCCGGGGAGGACCTGAACCGGGACTTCCACCATTGGAACCGGCCCCGCGTCCCGCAGGCCGTCCAGCCGCACTCGTTCCTCGCACCCGTGCGCTCGGTGCTGCGTGCCGAGGCTCCCGACGTCTACGCGGACCTGCTGGCGCTCGGAGCCCGGGAGTACCACGACTTCGACTGGTTCGGCGAGCATCCGCCGTACCGGGCCGGCGACGAGGACCTGGTGACCCTGCGCACCCGCCGCATCGTGCTGGAGGCCGCCCTGACCACCGCCGTCCGGCGGGAACCCACCGTCGAGGTGCGGCGCGGCTGCCGGGTGCGCGCCCTCACCTTCGAGGAGGGCCGCCCGGCCCGGGTCACCGGCGTGCAGGTGAGCGGCGGGGAGACGGGCCACGGGCAGGCGGGCGAGCAGACCCACCGGGCGGACCTCGTCGTCGACGCCTCCGGCCGGCGCTCGCCCGTCCCCGCCTGGCTGGTCGAGGCCGGCTGCCGCCCTCCCGTGGTGGAGAGCCACCGCGCCGGGATCGCCTACCTGTGCCGCTGGTACCGCCTGCGGGCCGACGGCCCGCGCGACCCCGGCCAGGTGCAGAACGGCTCGGCCGCAGCGTTCGCGCTGGCCGGCGTCTTCCCGTCCGACAACGACACCTTCGCGGTCAACCTGGTGCTCTCCACCGCTGACCCGACCCGCGGCGCGCTCACCGACCCCGCCGTGTTCGAGGCCGCCGCCCGCCGCTTCCCGGCCACCGCCGCCTGGCTCGCCCTGGCTCCCGAGCCGCGCTCGCCCGTCCTGGCGATGGCCGGTCTGGACAACCGCTGGACCTCCTTCGCCGACGGCCAGGGCCCGGTCGTCACCGGCCTCGTCAACGCCGGGGACAGCCTCGTCCACACCAACCCCACCCTGGGCCACGGCGTGGCCCTCGGCATGCGCGCCGCCCAGCACATCGCCGTCCACGTCGACCGGATCGCCGCGGACCCCGCCGGCTACCACGCCTGGACGAACCGGGCCCTGCGCCCGCTGTTCGACGCCCAGGTCGCGGCCGACCGCGCCAACGAGCAACGCCTCACCGAGGATTCGCCGCTCCCGGACCGCCGGGCCGCCGCCCTGGCCGCCTGCGCCCTCGACGACCCGGTGGTCATGCGGGCCCGCGCCCAGGTGCGCCACCTCGTACGGCCCGCCGACGCCGCCTACGGCACCGACGAGGTGGACCGCCACGTCACCGCCTGGCTGGACGCCCGCCCGGACTTCGTACCCCGGCACGACGGCCCGACCCGACAGCAGTGGGAAGCACTCGTCCGGGCCTGA
- a CDS encoding endonuclease/exonuclease/phosphatase family protein, with protein sequence MTTASAPRPRRALLRAALIPASLAASLVLVPLPVANAAGAAATPAPTETGPLRIHDIQGTTRISPQAGKPVTGVPGIVTGVRAYGSSKGFWLQDPNPDADPATSEGIFVFTGGNPTVKTGDSVLVSGKVTEYYPGYSGGSQSVTEISAPAVTVLSSGNPLPAPVVVDTRNIPGTYTPAAGPDGTIDAVKLDPEKYALDFYESLEGMLVQVKDVRVVQATDKYNELWVAADRQDQRSKRGGVLYESYREPNVGRLMVQQQAPASQQPFPVANVGDELTGTTTGPLDYNQFGGYTLVAGTVGTLKDNHLQREVTAQAGERELTLATYNVENLAPNNPDSKFAELAQGVVTNLRSPDIVALEEIQDNNGAKNDGTVDASQTVAKFIAAIKAAGGPAYDWRSIAPQDGKDGGEPGGNIRQVFLFNPQRVSFTDIAGGDATTAVGVTGTGAATALTASPGRIEPNDEAWTNSRKPLVGQFVFRGQKVFVIANHLNSKGGDQGIDSRFQAPTRSSEVQRIKQATVEQAFVAKLLAADKEARVVSLGDFNDYQFSPALAALTKDGVLRDLVNELPETEQYSYVYQGNSQVLDHILVSPEVGYAKYDVVHINAEFAQQASDHDPQVVRIKP encoded by the coding sequence GTGACCACCGCTTCCGCTCCCCGCCCCCGCAGAGCCCTGCTGCGCGCCGCTCTGATCCCGGCCTCGCTGGCCGCCTCGCTCGTGCTCGTCCCGCTGCCCGTGGCGAACGCCGCCGGCGCCGCCGCGACCCCCGCCCCGACCGAGACCGGCCCGCTGCGGATCCACGACATCCAGGGCACCACCCGGATATCCCCGCAGGCCGGCAAGCCCGTCACCGGTGTGCCCGGCATCGTCACCGGCGTCCGCGCGTACGGCAGCTCCAAGGGCTTCTGGCTCCAGGACCCGAACCCGGACGCGGACCCGGCCACCAGCGAGGGCATCTTCGTCTTCACCGGCGGCAACCCGACCGTGAAGACCGGCGACTCGGTGCTGGTGAGCGGCAAGGTCACCGAGTACTACCCCGGCTACTCCGGCGGCTCGCAGTCCGTCACCGAGATCTCCGCCCCGGCCGTCACGGTCCTGTCCTCCGGCAACCCGCTGCCCGCCCCGGTCGTCGTGGACACCCGCAACATCCCCGGCACCTACACCCCGGCGGCCGGCCCGGACGGCACCATCGACGCCGTGAAGCTCGACCCGGAGAAGTACGCCCTCGACTTCTACGAGTCCCTGGAGGGCATGCTCGTCCAGGTCAAGGACGTCCGGGTGGTCCAGGCGACCGACAAGTACAACGAGCTGTGGGTCGCCGCCGACCGCCAGGACCAGCGCAGCAAGCGCGGCGGCGTGCTCTACGAGTCCTACCGCGAGCCCAACGTCGGCCGTCTGATGGTGCAGCAGCAGGCGCCGGCCTCCCAGCAGCCGTTCCCGGTGGCCAACGTCGGCGACGAGCTGACCGGCACCACCACCGGCCCGCTGGACTACAACCAGTTCGGCGGCTACACCCTGGTCGCCGGCACCGTGGGCACGCTGAAGGACAACCACCTCCAGCGCGAGGTCACCGCCCAGGCCGGCGAGCGCGAACTCACCCTCGCCACCTACAACGTGGAGAACCTCGCCCCGAACAACCCGGACAGCAAGTTCGCCGAGCTGGCCCAGGGCGTCGTCACCAACCTGCGCTCGCCCGACATCGTCGCCCTGGAGGAGATCCAGGACAACAACGGTGCCAAGAACGACGGCACCGTCGACGCGAGCCAGACCGTCGCCAAGTTCATCGCGGCCATCAAGGCGGCCGGCGGCCCGGCCTACGACTGGCGCTCCATCGCCCCGCAGGACGGCAAGGACGGCGGCGAGCCCGGCGGCAACATCCGCCAGGTCTTCCTGTTCAACCCGCAGCGGGTCTCCTTCACCGACATCGCGGGCGGCGACGCCACCACCGCCGTCGGCGTGACCGGCACCGGCGCCGCCACCGCCCTGACCGCCTCGCCCGGCCGGATCGAGCCGAACGACGAGGCCTGGACCAACAGCCGCAAGCCGCTGGTCGGCCAGTTCGTCTTCCGCGGCCAGAAGGTCTTCGTCATCGCCAACCACCTCAACAGCAAGGGCGGCGACCAGGGCATCGACAGCCGCTTCCAGGCCCCGACCCGCAGCTCCGAGGTGCAGCGGATCAAGCAGGCCACCGTCGAGCAGGCCTTCGTCGCCAAGCTGCTGGCCGCCGACAAGGAGGCCAGGGTCGTCTCGCTCGGCGACTTCAACGACTACCAGTTCTCGCCCGCCCTGGCCGCGCTCACCAAGGACGGCGTGCTGCGCGACCTGGTGAACGAACTGCCGGAGACCGAGCAGTACTCGTACGTCTACCAGGGCAACTCCCAGGTGCTGGACCACATCCTGGTCAGCCCCGAGGTCGGCTACGCCAAGTACGACGTGGTGCACATCAACGCGGAGTTCGCCCAGCAGGCGAGCGACCACGACCCGCAGGTGGTCCGCATCAAGCCCTGA
- a CDS encoding ATP-binding cassette domain-containing protein yields the protein MPKRTDAHPAAPHAADSHDLIRVHGARENNLKDVSVDIPKRRLTVFTGVSGSGKSSLVFDTVAAESQRLINETYSAFVQGFMPTLARPEVDVLEGLTTAIIVDQQRMGADPRSTVGTATDANAMLRILFSRLGTPHIGSPKAFSFNVPSISGAGAVTVERAGRTVKERRSFSITGGMCPRCEGRGSVSDIDLTQLYDDSKSISEGAITIPGWKTDSWWTVGVYANSGFLDPDKPIRKYTKKELQDFLYREPTKVKVNGVNLTYEGLIPKIQKSMLAKDKDALQPHIRAFVERAVTFTSCPDCGGTRLSEAARSSRIAGVSIADACAMQISDLADWVRGLDEPSVTPLLTTLRQTLDSFVEIGLGYLSLDRPSGTLSGGEAQRVKMIRHLGSSLTDTTYVFDEPTTGLHPHDIDRMNKLLLRLRDKGNTVLVVEHKPQTIAIADHVVDLGPGAGTAGGQVCYEGDVEGLRGSGTVTGRHLGDRAPLREAVRKPTGVLEIRGADTHNLRNVDVDVPLGVLTVVTGVAGSGKSSLIHGSIPPGEGVVSVDQGAIKGSRRSNPATYTGLLDPIRKAFAKANDVKPALFSANSEGACPTCNGAGVVYTDLAMMAGVATTCEDCEGKRYQPAVLEYRLGGRDIAEVLAMSVTEAEEFFGSGEARLPAAHRILERLADVGLGYVSLGQPLTTLSGGERQRLKLATHMADKGGVYVLDEPTTGLHLADVEQLLGLLDRLVESGKSVIVIEHHPAVMAHADWIIDLGPGAGHDGGRVVFEGTPTDLVAARSTLTGKALAEYVG from the coding sequence ATGCCCAAGAGGACGGACGCGCACCCGGCCGCGCCGCACGCCGCCGACAGCCACGACCTGATCCGCGTCCACGGCGCGCGCGAGAACAACCTCAAGGACGTCAGCGTCGACATCCCCAAGCGCCGGCTGACCGTGTTCACCGGCGTGTCCGGCTCGGGCAAGAGCTCGCTGGTCTTCGACACCGTCGCCGCCGAGTCCCAGCGGCTGATCAACGAGACGTACAGCGCCTTCGTCCAGGGCTTCATGCCCACCCTGGCCCGCCCCGAGGTGGACGTCCTCGAAGGCCTGACCACCGCGATCATCGTCGACCAGCAGCGGATGGGCGCCGACCCGCGCTCCACCGTCGGCACCGCCACCGACGCCAACGCGATGCTGCGCATCCTCTTCAGCCGCCTCGGCACCCCGCACATCGGCTCCCCCAAGGCCTTCTCCTTCAACGTCCCCTCGATCAGCGGGGCGGGCGCCGTCACCGTCGAACGCGCGGGCAGGACGGTCAAGGAGCGGCGCAGCTTCAGCATCACCGGTGGCATGTGCCCGCGCTGCGAGGGCCGCGGCAGCGTCTCCGACATCGACCTCACCCAGCTCTACGACGACAGCAAGTCGATCTCCGAGGGCGCGATCACCATCCCCGGCTGGAAGACCGACAGCTGGTGGACGGTCGGCGTCTACGCCAACTCCGGCTTCCTCGACCCCGACAAGCCGATCCGCAAGTACACCAAGAAGGAGCTGCAGGACTTCCTGTACCGGGAGCCGACCAAGGTCAAGGTCAACGGCGTCAACCTCACCTACGAGGGCCTGATCCCCAAGATCCAGAAGTCGATGCTCGCCAAGGACAAGGACGCGCTGCAGCCGCACATCCGGGCCTTCGTGGAGCGGGCCGTCACCTTCACCTCCTGCCCCGACTGCGGGGGCACCCGGCTCAGCGAGGCCGCCCGCTCCTCCCGGATCGCGGGAGTCAGCATCGCCGACGCCTGCGCGATGCAGATCAGCGACCTCGCCGACTGGGTCCGCGGGCTCGACGAACCCTCGGTGACGCCGCTGCTCACCACCCTGCGCCAGACCCTCGACTCCTTCGTGGAGATCGGCCTCGGCTACCTCTCACTGGACCGCCCCTCCGGCACGCTCTCCGGCGGCGAGGCGCAGCGGGTCAAGATGATCCGCCACCTCGGCTCCTCGCTCACCGACACCACGTACGTCTTCGACGAGCCCACCACCGGCCTGCACCCGCACGACATCGACCGGATGAACAAGCTGCTGCTGCGCCTGCGGGACAAGGGCAACACCGTGCTGGTGGTGGAGCACAAGCCGCAGACCATCGCGATCGCCGACCACGTGGTCGACCTCGGTCCGGGCGCCGGTACGGCCGGCGGCCAGGTCTGCTACGAGGGCGACGTCGAGGGGCTGCGCGGCAGCGGCACCGTCACCGGGCGCCACCTGGGCGACCGGGCGCCGCTGCGGGAGGCGGTGCGCAAGCCCACCGGGGTGCTGGAGATCCGGGGCGCCGACACCCACAACCTGCGGAACGTGGACGTGGACGTGCCGCTCGGGGTGCTCACGGTGGTGACCGGGGTGGCCGGCTCCGGCAAGAGCTCGCTGATCCACGGGTCGATCCCGCCCGGCGAGGGCGTGGTCTCGGTCGACCAGGGGGCGATCAAGGGCTCCCGGCGCAGCAACCCGGCCACCTACACCGGGCTGCTCGACCCGATCCGCAAGGCCTTCGCCAAGGCCAACGACGTCAAGCCGGCCCTGTTCAGCGCCAACTCCGAGGGCGCCTGCCCGACCTGCAACGGCGCCGGCGTGGTCTACACCGACCTGGCGATGATGGCCGGGGTGGCCACCACCTGCGAGGACTGCGAGGGCAAGCGGTACCAACCCGCGGTGCTGGAGTACCGGCTGGGCGGCCGGGACATCGCCGAGGTGCTGGCGATGTCGGTGACCGAGGCCGAGGAGTTCTTCGGCTCGGGCGAGGCCAGGCTGCCGGCCGCGCACCGGATCCTGGAGCGGCTGGCGGACGTCGGGCTCGGCTACGTCAGCCTCGGCCAGCCGCTCACCACGCTCTCCGGCGGCGAGCGGCAGCGGCTCAAGCTGGCCACCCACATGGCCGACAAGGGCGGCGTCTACGTGCTGGACGAGCCGACCACCGGGCTGCACCTGGCCGACGTCGAGCAGCTGCTCGGGCTGCTGGACCGGCTGGTCGAGTCCGGCAAGTCGGTCATCGTGATCGAGCACCACCCGGCGGTGATGGCGCACGCCGACTGGATCATCGACCTCGGCCCGGGCGCCGGCCACGACGGCGGGCGGGTGGTCTTCGAGGGCACCCCGACCGACCTGGTCGCCGCCCGCTCGACCCTGACCGGCAAGGCCCTGGCGGAGTACGTCGGTTAG
- a CDS encoding SDR family NAD(P)-dependent oxidoreductase yields MERQAVVTAATGGIGLETALGLAERGYAVTVIGRDEERGQGAVDRISAVATGSRPRFIAADLSSLGDVRRLALDLAVVGPLTVLVNNVGAMFAQRQQTVDGIEATFAVNHLSPYLLTELLLDQLRAGGPSRIVNVSSGAVALAKRTFDAVEPPGGYYGFHWYGRAKLANLAYTLDLADRLRGSGVSVFAADPGGAATSMTNGTMTSPRIVSPGLRLLWPLVRRRFERSTAGPASEAARSSVFAATDPSLDGRTGLLIGPDARPVPAHPASTHPGLTADVLRLSREHTFRWALA; encoded by the coding sequence ATGGAACGCCAGGCAGTGGTGACCGCCGCGACGGGCGGTATCGGACTCGAAACGGCGCTGGGCCTCGCGGAGCGCGGGTACGCCGTCACCGTGATCGGCCGCGACGAGGAACGGGGCCAGGGCGCCGTGGACCGGATCTCGGCCGTGGCGACGGGGAGCCGGCCGAGGTTCATCGCGGCCGACCTGTCCTCGCTCGGTGACGTGCGGCGCCTCGCGCTCGACCTGGCCGTCGTGGGCCCGCTGACCGTCCTGGTCAACAACGTCGGCGCGATGTTCGCCCAGCGGCAGCAGACCGTGGACGGCATCGAGGCCACCTTCGCCGTCAACCACCTCTCGCCGTACCTGCTCACGGAGCTGCTCCTGGACCAGCTCCGGGCCGGCGGGCCGAGCCGGATAGTGAACGTGAGCTCCGGCGCGGTCGCCCTGGCCAAGCGCACCTTCGACGCCGTCGAACCCCCGGGCGGCTACTACGGCTTCCACTGGTACGGCCGGGCCAAACTGGCCAACCTCGCCTACACGCTGGACCTGGCCGACCGCCTGCGCGGCAGCGGCGTCAGCGTCTTCGCGGCCGACCCGGGCGGCGCCGCCACCAGCATGACCAACGGCACCATGACCTCGCCGAGGATCGTCTCTCCCGGCCTGCGCCTGTTGTGGCCGCTGGTCCGCAGGCGCTTCGAGCGCTCGACGGCCGGGCCCGCCTCCGAGGCCGCCCGCTCCTCGGTGTTCGCCGCCACCGACCCCTCGCTGGACGGACGGACCGGTCTGCTCATCGGCCCGGACGCCCGGCCCGTCCCGGCCCACCCGGCGAGCACCCACCCCGGCCTCACCGCCGACGTCCTCCGGCTCAGCCGCGAGCACACGTTCCGATGGGCGCTCGCCTGA
- a CDS encoding GNAT family N-acetyltransferase: protein MEYRIERIGREDWQLLRKVRLAQLLDTPLAFGETHEYASYQGEGNWRARTNWVNEPDKIGLVAVAPDGEWVGTMLSVPSKGQADAVDLIGVWVAPEHRGRARGVADALLDAVLAWARGRGAARMLLGVHEANPRAAAFYQRRGFAYTGGETPYVLDASARILEMALPLD from the coding sequence ATGGAGTACCGGATCGAGCGGATCGGCCGCGAGGACTGGCAGCTGCTGCGGAAGGTCCGGCTGGCCCAACTCCTCGACACGCCACTGGCGTTCGGCGAGACCCACGAGTACGCGAGCTACCAGGGCGAGGGCAACTGGCGGGCCCGGACGAACTGGGTCAACGAGCCCGACAAGATCGGCCTGGTCGCGGTGGCCCCCGACGGGGAGTGGGTCGGCACGATGCTGTCCGTCCCGAGCAAGGGGCAGGCCGACGCCGTCGACCTGATCGGCGTCTGGGTCGCCCCCGAGCACCGCGGCCGCGCACGCGGCGTCGCGGACGCCCTGCTGGACGCGGTGCTCGCCTGGGCCCGCGGCCGGGGCGCCGCGCGGATGCTGCTCGGGGTGCACGAGGCGAACCCCCGCGCCGCCGCCTTCTACCAGCGGCGCGGGTTCGCGTACACCGGGGGAGAGACGCCGTACGTGCTGGACGCCTCGGCGCGGATCCTGGAGATGGCCCTCCCGCTGGACTGA